The DNA window TGACCAAGGCTTTCCTGAGACTGCTCGTCTTTCAGTGGAACAGCAAGGAGTGAGTAATCCTATTTCAACTGTTCTATTGTAACTGCGATATGATATGATACGATTATTCATAATTCCTCTCATTTAGCCACAAAAACTCGGAAAACTACACCTGCTTGAGTCGACTTCAAGTGACAGTAATATGTCGGCCGGGAATTGTGGAGGCGGACTACGACAGCCTTTTCAAGTGCCCCTATTGCACGAGCACTCTGGGATGCTATCTTTCCTACCAGAACGAGTCCTGCTTCGTACGGGATTGTTGCTTGCGGATGGACTTGCGGCACTGGGTGCACTTTGTGCCCGGAAAGGTGCAGCAGATTAATAGGTAGGATATAGCCCCATTCTTATTTCACTTACCCATTTACTTGCCATATAAGAGAGAAAAAGCTGGTGAAGCTAGAGACCTGCGAAATACACTACGACACCCTTCTGCTTATGTGTGACCGAATGTTTGTGCTTCGCTCCCCGGAAACGCCAATGGGCACCGGTCGACCCAGCAACCTCGTCGAGCTCAATTTCCGTCTGAACAAGTTCATGCTGTTCTACAAGGTCCGGGCTCTCCTGGAGCACATGCCGCGAACCTACTTGGTCGTGGTGTACGGCTCCAATCTGTACACCTACGAGTGCATTGCCTTTCTGATTGGCCATGGCGTCGATTGTTCGCGGATGATTTTCGTCCAGCCGCATCGTTACACCGGCAGGGAGGCGGATATGAAGGAAAAGAATCCCTACTGGGACAAAAACCTGCAGCTCGTCCTGGATGAAATCCTCGAGGATAAAGGCGTCTCGATCTTTTTGGACTATGACTTTCACCACTACAACCTGCACAAATCGTCGGACTTCATTATGGAGGTGATATTTCAGCATTTCCCCAGTAGAAAGCAGGCGACCTTCGAATGTGATCTGTTTATCTCCTTTGAGGAGGGACACCTCAACCAAAGGCACAAGAATTGTGAGTATCCCCAAGCGGAATGCTGAATCCCAAATACATAATTCTTCATTAGTTCTGAGGTCTGCCAAGATTGAGTTTGAAGGCAACGAAATTCTGGTAGACGAGCAATACAGGACCAATGATCCAAACATCTATGCATTTGGCAGCTTTGTCAGGATCCGGAAGACGCCGAACTACCAGTACAGGTTCGTCAGTGAGCGGGAGCTATCCCGCAAGGTGAGAAGCGCATCCATTAAGGTATCTAAAATGTATTCTAATAATATTACTGTGTCTGCTAGATTTTACACTATTTGGGAATTGTTACTCAGAAAAATTTCGAGGATCGTTTCTCAGAGCCTCAGCTCTTCCAGGCTATTCTGCCGCTGCGCTATTTCATCACAAAAGTTACCATGCCACGGAGATACCTCCAATCGCACTTGAATGTCACGGAAAATTGCAATATGACAACTTATAAGGATAATACCTTCTGCCGCGTGGCACTATCCACGCATAAGATAGTGGATGAGATCGTGGTGGTGACGAAAATGGTTACTCAACCCGTTGTTGAGTAATTATGTTGTATTTCTGATTTATGTTCCATTTTAGGAGTGCCATTTGGACTTCCTGCACCACTTTTGTGGCAAGCATGAGCTGCTGCTAAACAAGCTCAGGTCGCGCTTTAAGGCCCGCACGATTCACAATTTCCTAAAGTACTTTCAAGAGCCCTGGACGGAGTTGATCATGCACGAGAACTTCGAGGACCTTCAGGAGGAAAACAAGGCCTTGCTCACCCCTATGGCTTCctctgcgctctcagtgggtCATCAATCCAACCTCAATCATTATTTAATGCATATTCCTTTACAGCGTGCAGAGCGCGGGGCCTTGGGGGATGTCACCGATATGGACTTCTTCACGCTGAACAAGCGCTACATGGAGATAAAAATATTGGACTTCCTGAGAGAGCATCGACGGGACTTCCGGCATAAGTTTGCCCTTCCCGAGGATTTCCACAGATTGGATCTGCCCGACTCTGACCGCCACTTGGACACGGAGGAGAGTGATGTGTCATCGGACTCGACAGAGACGTAGTTTTCAGAAGCTAAGCAGTCCGTTCCTGTACTTTCCGATTTGCTTGTGCAGTAGTGCTCCGACTCAAATACACGTTGaacaaaattcataaaatgcCCCTGCCTCAAGACAATACTTTAATAGTCGCGGCGGGAATTCGGGATGTGCGGCGCATAGAGGATCTCTATGAGGCCAAGAACACCTGGCACTTTGGGGTGAAGGACACGCCGCCGCTGGACACGTTGTTCGTTAGGAACCAGGCGCAGAGGCTGTTGGTCTACAACAAGCAGGAGTTTCACCTGCTGCTGGCCTACAGCGAGTTCGCCAACCATCCGAACATTCCGGTGCTACACAACGATCTCTGGCTGCACTGGCTGAGTGCTCGGTTTTGGTAGGTCAGATTGAGTATCTTCCAGCCAGCAGATCCCTGATAAACCTACCCCAAAAGCCTAGATCTTCCCATCACGCTGCTCAATTCAATCTTCTTCAACTTCTTCATCTGCAAGGAGAGCCAGACAAATATTCTCAAAAACGTTATCCTTGAGGTCTTCTATAATGAGCATTTGGTCAACTACATGCTGGTGGTCAAGCCCCCAGACTGCCCACCAGGCCAATACGAAACCGTTCAGGAATTGGGCAAAACCTATTACCCGAAGTACTCAAAAGTCTCCGAGCAAAAGCATCTCCCCGCTGTCATCGTGATCCAGCGGCTGAACATCATGCCAAGTATCTCCTTTCGCAAGGCGCTGTGAGTTGGTCACTTTAGTCCTTATCCGAGCTCCTCTTCTCCTCCTTTGCAGACCCGAGGACAATGACGATATTGTCGAGATGATAGATTCAGAGGATCCGGAGCTGCGGAAAAAGCATGGAGACTTTTACATTGCAGAGCACCTGCTGAATGTGGAGGGGTCTGAGGATAACGATAAGATTATAATTGCTGAGGTACGAGAGGCTTTCTTTCTTAGCTGTCTATAAGATACTCATTTGTAAGTAGTTTGAGGAGGAGATTGCTGAGAATGTCAAGGGTGCGGGCTTGATGTGGCTGTCGGACTCAATAGATATtgagaagctggccaccaactTCCACCTGGAGCGCCTGGGTAATTTGGCGAGATATACTCCGGGAATCAAGCACGCTCGTGTGCATTTTGACGTGCTGTTAGTTAATTTAACGCCTTAATAAGTAGTTTTATTATACatgctattttattttaaagctctGTGGAGCAAAAGTCATTTAAGCAGTTGTACACCAAGTCGCAAATGGAGGTAATATATAAGACCCGAGAAAGTAGGATAAACCAAGGTGGACACGATGAAGCGAAGAACGTATTATTCAGGAAGTACAAGCACATATATGATGGTGAGTAGCGATTCATTGGCACGTTTACTTTTGGGTAATAAATGTACAACACTTAGAACTCCGTAAGGCCAGCTACTATATGAAAGCCAGTCAAGACAAACTGGAAATCGCCTTCGATTTGCCACCTGGCGAGCACTCGCACAGTGAACATCGCATGCAGCACTTGGGTAAGGCCTCCAACGGCTTCCTGCTGAAGATGTTCCAGTTGCATCCACTGGTTCGCTTCGAGTACACATACTACTCCTTGTCAGCCATGTTCAGCGCCTTTCCGGATCACGATTACTGCGTGACAATGGTGCCAGCCACCGTGTCTACGAGTCCCTGCCAGCGGGAACTGCTCCGGTTCTTCTTGGTAGGTCATGGAAACTTGTTTCTGGAAGTTCTCCTTCTCCAATTTCTTATCCCCCAGCCGGTCGCCCATCGTCCGAGTAGTTCCGTGTCCGAAAACATGTTCGTTGCACATCGAAGTACTTTGTTTGGGGAGCTCCGTGTCCAGCGCTTCGAAAGGCAGGAGATTGATGATGTTAGAACGGTCATTAGCTCCCAGGGCCGCAAGAGGGACACATATCTGAATGAAGAACCTGGTGAAGGTAGTAGGCTCGACGAATACACGCAGGAGGTGCTGGGTATTTTTGATGATATCATTGATGAAATCCTTGAGAATCCCATGTCTGACCTGACCTGCTTCACCATTCGTTGCGGTCAGTCCAAGAAGCACACCGACTGCCCATTGGTGGGCTTTCTGATTCTGAGGTGGTACTAAGAATTTGCTATACCATTTCTTCTTTAATCCGCCCTATATGGTATCCTTAGTCCCTTTCTGATTTATGATGACTTAAGCAAGGTATTCATGATGCCACGCGATCAGTTCTCGCTGATGCACAATCGTGGAGAGATAGTGATGTTCAGGCTACACCCGTTCTTCCAGATGTGGTGCAACCCGATTCTTCGCACGGTGGCTTTGTACGACAATTACCGAGAGTTGTATTATATGAACTACTTCAATGTTTGTCCATTTTGCGACTGGAAAATGTCGAGAATAATAGCGGAACTCCTTCTTTAGGGAATATCGCTGCCCAACGACCTGATGTACAACATGATGCCCGTGGAGCCTCGCCGCATGAAGAAGAATCTCTTCCATTACAGGTGCTTTTCGGTGAAACGACGCGTGTCAAAAGCCTCCCGTTCTTCCACTGTGGATATCTGCATCAGTCGCCTGCGGCTCTTCTGCCACAATCTGCAGCCCACCATGCACATGGGTGGGAAGAATTCCCTGGTAATCGTGGGCTTCTCGCACACTAGCCTAGCTTTTTTGCGGACCGTCATCTTCGCCTGGAATTCTAAAGAGTAAGATCTATCATGCATAGGTAGTATAGTTAGTTTTCGTGGTAGtttagaatatttattttaagaatcTTTTCAAATCTACATTTTTGTTCTTTTAGTGTTTTCAAATATAAGATGTGCTTAAAAcgaattattttataatttctccATCAGCTTGATTAATTATAGAAAGTACAACTGCCTTCCCATGGTGGACATCAGAGTGATTGTGGGTCACGGGGTTCTGGAATCGGCCTACGATTGTGAATTTTCATGCAGCTACTGCGCGAATGGTCGGAACTGCTATGTGGATACAGGGAACTTGAATCCGTTTGTAAGGGACGTAATGCAGCGTATGGATGTGAGGCATTGGGTGCGCTTTGTGCCCGGAGTTCTCAAGAACATAAAGAGGTGAGAGACAGCTGAAGCTTAAGCAACTCAAATATTGActacaaatataaaaagttttagGCACGGGTGTAAGCATCAGTTTTTATACTTAATTATTATAGAAGGGAAATTCTTACctatacttttatttattgttataatCCATTTAGGCAGGAAAAAATAGTGGAACTATTGGACGGTTGCAACCTGTACTACGAGAAGCTGATCTTGATGTCTGCCACAAGATTCGGTTTTCAGGACAAGGAATTCAAAGGGCATCCAATGCCTATCAACTATGTGGTCAATAATCATCGGCTGGACAGGATTATCTTCTACCACAAGCTTCGCGAGATGGTCGACACCATGGAGAAGTATAACATAATTGTCTATGGATATAACTTGAGCCTCTACGAGTGCCTTCACTTTTTGGTGACGCATGGCTGTAATGCCCAGAGCATCACATACGTGCAGCCCCATGTTCCGGCCGTAATGGAGGAACTGGGAAATCCTGAGGAGGACTCTCGACTGGATCCGATTATCCTGGAAATGGTAGCCGATCTGGGGATCACGATCCACTTGTCAACCAACTACAGCCAATTTATTCTGAGCGAAGACAATACGCACATCGAGCAAGTGGAGTTCACAACGCATCCAGGCAGAAAAAAGGTCCTGCTGGATTGCGATCTCTTCGTCAACTATAATGGGAATACCATAAGTACAACCCTAGAGAACGGTGAGCTACTTCCAGACTATCTTTCCTTTCATCCAAATCTTCGCCCTTCTCAGTTCTTTCAAACGCAGGAATAGAGTTGTTCGACAGGAAAATCGTGGTTAATGCACGTTATTGCACCAATGATCGCAACATTTTCGCCGCTGGCAGGAATGTGGTCATGTTGCCCAAGCCCAACTTTCAGTACACTTACACCAGTCCCCAAGAAATGGCTGAAAAAGTGAGTATCAGTCGGgcgtttttctttaaattgcAATCAAGTCTTTGGTTCCTTAGTTGGCCTACGAATTGAACATGGTGAAGATTGTGATGCAGTCGCGGTACTCGAGGCCCTTCATGTTCACGGGCATTCTGCCCATGGGCTACCATATCATCAAGTTCACCCAACCGAAGCCCATGCTTATAGGGCAACTCCCCGTCGATTTTTCAGAGAGCATGACCACCTACCAAAACGGAGACTTCTGCCGCATTCGACTCAACAGAAAGCTCATTGTCATAGAGATAGTGTGCGTCACCAAAAAGGTATGGTGTTATTTTAATTACTGGGATAGATAATCCGAATAACTAACGATAAATCCCCAGCCGAAGCGACTTTACTTCATGGAGTACTTTTGCGGCAAGCATGCTATGCTTCTGAATGATCTCCGTGGTCGTTTTCAGTCCGGTTGGATTAAAAACTTCCTGGAGTTCTTCCAACAGCCCTGGACAGAGCTCCTCATGCACGACAGATTCGAGGATCTGCAACTGAAGAATCGCCGACTCCTGCTGGCCATGTTGCTGATGAACAACAAGGATGCGAACAACGCCAGGAGCAGTTTGGAGAGCACGCAGCGGCAAAGGCTCGAGGAAAACGTAATCGACTTCGTTCGAACGTACCGCAAGGACTTCACCCATGAGTTCGCCTTGCCAGAGGATTGGGGTGTCTTTAATCTGTGATTCAGTTTGCCTTAGTTTTCCATGTTTCAGTACTCCAATGTGTTATTGTATTACAGAAATAAATTTCCGCTCGGATTGACAACGAACTCAATTCTCCAACAAATAATCTGAATGCAGGTATTTATTGAATGGTGTATTTTTGTATCGCATACAATGCTAAATAATTAATCCAATTGCAAGTTTTTACATTGCTCAACAtattaaaatctataaataatCGAAAGCAAAAGCCTTCGCTTGGGATTAGCCTAAAGATTTAGTTATTCGCTTCATTCTGTTTTAAGTTAGCTAGTTCGATTAGTATAACATTTTACGCTTTAGGTCTCATGGTTAGCTTAAGTATATATGCTACAAGGGGATGGACTTCCAGACTCGCTCAGCTAGAGGGGAGAACAAGTTGGGGATCGTCGCCGCGCTCGATCACGGCTCATGGACAGGGGGCTGAGGCCACTGGGGAAGACGATGACAGGGTGGTTGAGCTGGCCTCATATGCCCTGTAAGAACCTTCGTAGCTCCTCCTCGGTATCGAAGATCATGACGGGGAAAGGCGAGCCCGGCACAAACTCGCCCGCCCACTTGACCTCTACGCGATAATCTCCTGGTTCGGTTGGATCGTACTGAAAGGTAAGGATTAAGTAGTTGGGTGTCATTTGATTCTATGGTCTGGGTATCCTACCTTGCAGAGTATGGTGCGATCTTTCTGACTCTCTCGCTGCATCTCCACGCGGAACGCTCCCTTGGGTCCTCGAACCCGAACTGTCAGTTGGCCAGCTCCAGCACCCCGAGTGTCGCAGATAAAGCGCGACTGGAAGGTGGCCAGCACGCCATGCTCGATTCCAGGTCCATAGACGCGGACCTAGTGGCACAAAGATTATGATGATCAGATGAGGAAAGAATTTATAAGACTTCGACATCAACCCACCTTACTGGCATCCGGTGCTCCGGCCACTTTAAGTGCGAATGGCGAGCCCGGAACATTTTGTCCTCCGTATTTAATGGTCAGGAGATGACGACCCGGTTCCTGCGGCTTAATGTTCAGGGTAAACGTGGCATCGCCATGATCGTACAGCTCGCAGTAGGCCACCTTGCGTACGCCGGCACAGTGGGCGGTGAGCTCGCCGGGTCCTGCCCTCCTGGTGTCTATCCAGGACTTGATGTCCTTGCCGACAATCCCGTGACGCAGTCCCTCGCCGGAGGCAATCACCTTCGAGGCATCCGTGGAAGAACCAACTGCCACCGTGAGCGGACATCCCTTGACCAAACGACCGTTCCACTTCACGGAGAGATTCAAGGTGCCGGTTGTAGATTTCAGTGGGGTGTACGAGGCCATCCAGATGTTTTCGCTGGGCCTCGGTTGGGCCAAGCTCACTGGCAGCGATGTGTTGTCCTGGCTGGTGAGGATCACCTCGGGTCTGCCGGCCGGCGCATTCGAGGCGTCGATGGTGAAGTGAGCCGCCTCTCCAGCTTGCGCTGCAGCCAGGCCACGACCCATGAGCTGCACCTTGTCAGCAGCCTGTTGGCCTGTCACAAAAGCACTCCTTGGGCACTGGGTGATTGTCAGCCCGCTCCAAGTCAGATCCAAATCGTGCTCGCCGGCAGCCAGGTTCTCGCCGGTGATGTTCAGGCACATCTTGCCGTCGACCAACTTATCGACCGGTATTTCAATACCATCGATGCTGCAGACCAGCTTTCCAGGTCCCGCATTCTCCACATCGAAGATGATGCGAGCGGGGAGAATCAGACGGCCGTCATGATCCACCAGAGTTCCCCAGCCACCCACTGGGGTGACCTTGTTAGACTCCACGCAGCTGATGTGCCACGGTGATCCCGGCAAGCTTCCCCTGTTCGGACAGTTGGCTCGAATCTCGTACTTACCCACCGAGAGAATTGTGTACGAGATGCGCCATTCATTGTTGCCCAGCGCCTTGATCTTGGGCTCTATCCGTTCGCCAT is part of the Drosophila biarmipes strain raj3 chromosome 2R, RU_DBia_V1.1, whole genome shotgun sequence genome and encodes:
- the LOC108026616 gene encoding cilia- and flagella-associated protein 61 isoform X3 yields the protein MKVSSIGGTIDDTVTAGENKFFMREGLYSKFKYILEKLRSTEYYLRHEQSVMNFIYPAGKEPAGPAAREAASNVFVLKCIVARPDFPLPRLFNAMVAMFGAYPDRDYCMMVMTAKKKANKSYLEVLQYFMPVVSRPSNVSNIDEVYITHRSTIFGDISLYKLEKEDVSLVHKMALGNLDKDVHSADSSSSSFSYCSKINEREELEHELRFLDAIMKDVLENEFSEFSVFTIRCGNSTRPAKENTSIGFVVLRQFHSYAKLFDHYHLPRHDNHLDRRRAEIIAVRLHPLFLVSADLIFRDLARKTNFCDFYFISAFDGYKYSNDLKKMMMVIEPKSVKKAPVFSGVNVDQKKPKSRLHVPMPNFAKDYLIIYRHKLNPVKWFTNSRKLVVIGFGALTKAFLRLLVFQWNSKDHKNSENYTCLSRLQVTVICRPGIVEADYDSLFKCPYCTSTLGCYLSYQNESCFVRDCCLRMDLRHWVHFVPGKVQQINREKKLVKLETCEIHYDTLLLMCDRMFVLRSPETPMGTGRPSNLVELNFRLNKFMLFYKVRALLEHMPRTYLVVVYGSNLYTYECIAFLIGHGVDCSRMIFVQPHRYTGREADMKEKNPYWDKNLQLVLDEILEDKGVSIFLDYDFHHYNLHKSSDFIMEVIFQHFPSRKQATFECDLFISFEEGHLNQRHKNFLRSAKIEFEGNEILVDEQYRTNDPNIYAFGSFVRIRKTPNYQYRFVSERELSRKILHYLGIVTQKNFEDRFSEPQLFQAILPLRYFITKVTMPRRYLQSHLNVTENCNMTTYKDNTFCRVALSTHKIVDEIVVVTKMECHLDFLHHFCGKHELLLNKLRSRFKARTIHNFLKYFQEPWTELIMHENFEDLQEENKALLTPMASSALSRAERGALGDVTDMDFFTLNKRYMEIKILDFLREHRRDFRHKFALPEDFHRLDLPDSDRHLDTEESDVSSDSTET
- the LOC108026617 gene encoding cilia- and flagella-associated protein 61 isoform X1 produces the protein MPLPQDNTLIVAAGIRDVRRIEDLYEAKNTWHFGVKDTPPLDTLFVRNQAQRLLVYNKQEFHLLLAYSEFANHPNIPVLHNDLWLHWLSARFCLDLPITLLNSIFFNFFICKESQTNILKNVILEVFYNEHLVNYMLVVKPPDCPPGQYETVQELGKTYYPKYSKVSEQKHLPAVIVIQRLNIMPSISFRKALPEDNDDIVEMIDSEDPELRKKHGDFYIAEHLLNVEGSEDNDKIIIAEFEEEIAENVKGAGLMWLSDSIDIEKLATNFHLERLGNLARYTPGIKHARVHFDVLSVEQKSFKQLYTKSQMEVIYKTRESRINQGGHDEAKNVLFRKYKHIYDELRKASYYMKASQDKLEIAFDLPPGEHSHSEHRMQHLGKASNGFLLKMFQLHPLVRFEYTYYSLSAMFSAFPDHDYCVTMVPATVSTSPCQRELLRFFLPVAHRPSSSVSENMFVAHRSTLFGELRVQRFERQEIDDVRTVISSQGRKRDTYLNEEPGEGSRLDEYTQEVLGIFDDIIDEILENPMSDLTCFTIRCGQSKKHTDCPLVGFLILSPFLIYDDLSKVFMMPRDQFSLMHNRGEIVMFRLHPFFQMWCNPILRTVALYDNYRELYYMNYFNGISLPNDLMYNMMPVEPRRMKKNLFHYRCFSVKRRVSKASRSSTVDICISRLRLFCHNLQPTMHMGGKNSLVIVGFSHTSLAFLRTVIFAWNSKDLINYRKYNCLPMVDIRVIVGHGVLESAYDCEFSCSYCANGRNCYVDTGNLNPFVRDVMQRMDVRHWVRFVPGVLKNIKRQEKIVELLDGCNLYYEKLILMSATRFGFQDKEFKGHPMPINYVVNNHRLDRIIFYHKLREMVDTMEKYNIIVYGYNLSLYECLHFLVTHGCNAQSITYVQPHVPAVMEELGNPEEDSRLDPIILEMVADLGITIHLSTNYSQFILSEDNTHIEQVEFTTHPGRKKVLLDCDLFVNYNGNTISTTLENVLSNAGIELFDRKIVVNARYCTNDRNIFAAGRNVVMLPKPNFQYTYTSPQEMAEKLAYELNMVKIVMQSRYSRPFMFTGILPMGYHIIKFTQPKPMLIGQLPVDFSESMTTYQNGDFCRIRLNRKLIVIEIVCVTKKPKRLYFMEYFCGKHAMLLNDLRGRFQSGWIKNFLEFFQQPWTELLMHDRFEDLQLKNRRLLLAMLLMNNKDANNARSSLESTQRQRLEENVIDFVRTYRKDFTHEFALPEDWGVFNL
- the LOC108026617 gene encoding cilia- and flagella-associated protein 61 isoform X2, whose amino-acid sequence is MEVIYKTRESRINQGGHDEAKNVLFRKYKHIYDELRKASYYMKASQDKLEIAFDLPPGEHSHSEHRMQHLGKASNGFLLKMFQLHPLVRFEYTYYSLSAMFSAFPDHDYCVTMVPATVSTSPCQRELLRFFLPVAHRPSSSVSENMFVAHRSTLFGELRVQRFERQEIDDVRTVISSQGRKRDTYLNEEPGEGSRLDEYTQEVLGIFDDIIDEILENPMSDLTCFTIRCGQSKKHTDCPLVGFLILSPFLIYDDLSKVFMMPRDQFSLMHNRGEIVMFRLHPFFQMWCNPILRTVALYDNYRELYYMNYFNGISLPNDLMYNMMPVEPRRMKKNLFHYRCFSVKRRVSKASRSSTVDICISRLRLFCHNLQPTMHMGGKNSLVIVGFSHTSLAFLRTVIFAWNSKDLINYRKYNCLPMVDIRVIVGHGVLESAYDCEFSCSYCANGRNCYVDTGNLNPFVRDVMQRMDVRHWVRFVPGVLKNIKRQEKIVELLDGCNLYYEKLILMSATRFGFQDKEFKGHPMPINYVVNNHRLDRIIFYHKLREMVDTMEKYNIIVYGYNLSLYECLHFLVTHGCNAQSITYVQPHVPAVMEELGNPEEDSRLDPIILEMVADLGITIHLSTNYSQFILSEDNTHIEQVEFTTHPGRKKVLLDCDLFVNYNGNTISTTLENVLSNAGIELFDRKIVVNARYCTNDRNIFAAGRNVVMLPKPNFQYTYTSPQEMAEKLAYELNMVKIVMQSRYSRPFMFTGILPMGYHIIKFTQPKPMLIGQLPVDFSESMTTYQNGDFCRIRLNRKLIVIEIVCVTKKPKRLYFMEYFCGKHAMLLNDLRGRFQSGWIKNFLEFFQQPWTELLMHDRFEDLQLKNRRLLLAMLLMNNKDANNARSSLESTQRQRLEENVIDFVRTYRKDFTHEFALPEDWGVFNL